Proteins from a single region of Sphingomonas sp.:
- a CDS encoding PA2169 family four-helix-bundle protein, whose amino-acid sequence MSDNTDIAKLDDLIVTTIDSIKGYEHSAEHAERDRYTEFFVAMASERRQVVDALSARSRELGGTPADYGSTAGTIHRRIEDLRRALGGGDKAILSEIERGEDYLKEEFERALADKHISPGTNGVIRVCFDSVMRGHDRAKQLKESLATA is encoded by the coding sequence ATGTCCGACAATACCGATATCGCCAAGCTCGACGACCTGATCGTCACCACCATCGACAGCATCAAGGGCTATGAGCATTCGGCCGAGCATGCCGAGCGCGACCGCTATACCGAATTCTTCGTCGCCATGGCGTCCGAGCGGCGCCAGGTGGTCGATGCGCTTTCGGCGCGCAGCCGCGAGCTGGGCGGCACGCCCGCCGATTATGGCTCCACCGCCGGCACGATCCACCGTCGCATCGAGGATCTCCGCCGGGCGCTGGGCGGCGGCGACAAGGCGATCCTGAGCGAGATCGAGCGCGGCGAGGATTACCTCAAGGAGGAATTCGAGCGCGCCCTCGCCGACAAGCATATCTCACCGGGCACCAACGGCGTGATCCGCGTCTGCTTCGACTCGGTGATGCGCGGGCACGACCGGGCCAAGCAGCTGAAGGAGTCGCTGGCGACCGCTTAA